Part of the Blastocatellia bacterium genome is shown below.
TCGCGGCGCAACATGCTCTCCAGCGCCGAGCGGTCAGCGGCAACACGCTCGCCGACGACGATCTCATTTAAGCGATTGCGACCCTTATACACATAAGTCGGCATCGTAGCCTCCTGCTAATAACTTGTCTTGTGTCCTACTCAAGGGGCTTTCGGCGACGCGGGCGTTGCGGGCGACGCGGGGATGCGGCGATGAGCCAACAGATGCTTCCCTTCACCGCGTCTCCGTGTCTCCGCGTCGCCACGTCTCAACTAGCGTCCAACGCGACCGAGCGGCACGTTAGGCCGCGCGCCGGGCGTCGCCGGGCCTGACGGGCGCATCGGGGCTTGCAGCGCCGCCGCGCCGCGATTGATCAAGTCCTGCAACTCGTCGGCGTTCGACGAGCGCGCCATGGCCATCTCCAGAGTGATCTGTTTCTTGAAATAGAGGCTGGCCAGCGACTGATTGAACGTCTGCATGCCAAACTTCTCCTGGCCGGTCTGCATCATCGAGTAAACCTGATGCACTTTGTCTTCGCGGATCAGGTTGCGGATGGCCGAGTTGGGCACCAGAACCTCCATTGCCAGCGCGCGCCCCTGACCGTTTGCCTTTGGCAGCAGCGACTGGGTCAGGATGCCTTCCAGCACCATCGATAACTGTGTGCGAATCTGCGCCTGCTGGCCTGCCGGGAAGATGTCAATGATACGGTTGATTGATGACACCGCCGAGTTGGTGTGCAGAGTCGCAAACGTCAAGTGGCCGGTCTCAGCGATGCGCAGCGCCGTTTCGGTGGTTTCGAGATCGCGCATTTCGCCGATCAGCACGATGTCCGGGTCCTGGCGCAGGGCGGCGCGCAGGGCGCTGCCGAACGAGTGCGTATCGGCATGCACTTCGCGCTGGTTGACGATGCAGCTCTTATGGCCGTGCAGGTACTCGATGGGGTCTTCAATCGTGATGATGTGCTCGTGACGGTCGCGGTTGATCTTGTCGAGCATGGCCGCAAGCGTCGTTGACTTACCGGAGCCGGTCGGCCCGGTGACCAGGATCAAGCCGCGCGGCTTGTCGCAGAGCGTCTGCGCGACCGCCGGCAGACCAAGGTCTTCAAACGAGCGAATGTCGTAAGGGATCGAGCGGAAGACGGCGCTCACCGCGCCGCGCTGGTTGAAGAGGTTGGCGCGAAAGCGCGACAGCCCCTTGATGCCGAATGAAAAGTCGAGTTCCAGAGTCTCTTCAAAGCGATGCTTCTGCGCATCGGTCAGCACCGAATACGCAAGCTGCTTGGTTTCGGCGGGCGTCAACTCGGCATAATCGAGCGCCCTCAACGTGCCGTGCACGCGCACCATGGGCGCCGAATTGGTCGTGATGTGCAAATCCGAGCCGCCCTGCTCGATCATCTTTCTCAGTAAATCGCTCAACGCAATATCTGGCATAGAACCTCCAGGAGTCAGGAGTCAGAAGTCAGAAGTCAGAATGGAAGAGGAAGTCGGCTAGCGCCGCGGTTTCTATTCTGACTCCTGACTTCTGACTTCTGACTCCTACTTAACTGTTTCTCTAACGACCTCTTCAATTGTCGTCACGCCCTGACGAATCTTTTCCAGGCCGCTCTGGCGCAACGTCAGCATGCCTTCTTCAATCGCCTTGCGCCGCAGCTCCAGTCCCGACGCGCCGACCAGGATCAGCTCGCGCAGATCGTCGGTCACCTCCATCACTTCGTACAGGCCGACGCGGCCTTTGTAGCCGGTGCCGTTGCAGGCCGAACAGCCCGCGCCTTTGAAGGTGCGAATTTCATTGATCTCGCTCGCCGGGAAACCGACGTCAACCATCGCCTCGTTCGGCGTGTGGACTTCCGCCTTGCACTCTTTGCAGATGCGCCGGATGAGGCGCTGCGCCTGAATCAGGTTGACCGAGGTGGCGACCAGGAACGGCTCGATGCCCATGTTCATCAAGCGGCTGATGGTCGAGGGCGCGTCATTGGTGTGCAGCGTCGATAAAACCATGTGACCGGTGAGCGCCGCCTTGACGGCGATCTCGGCGGTCTCGAAGTCGCGGATTTCGCCGACCAGGATGATGTTCGGGTCCTGGCGTAGGAACGAGCGCAAGGCCGCGGCGAAGTTCAAGCCGATGGACTCTTTCATCTGCACCTGATTGATGCCGGGCAGGTTGAATTCGACCGGGTCTTCCGCCGTCATAATGTTGGTGTCTATCGTGTTCAGGCTCTGTAGCGCCGAGTACAAAGTCGAAGTTTTACCCGACCCCGTCGGCCCCGTCACCAGCACCATGCCGTAGGGCTTGGAGATGTTGCGCTTGAATTTATGGAGGCTCGCCGGCTCGAAGCCGAGCTGCGTCATGTCGAGTCGCAGGTTCTCTTTGTCGAGCAGGCGGAGAACGAGCTTCTCGCCGAAGATCGTCGGCAGCGTCGAAACGCGAAAGTCGAGCTCGCGCGAGCGCCCGTCGAGGCGGACGCGAATCTTGATGCGCCCGTCCTGCGGCAAGCGTTTTTCGGCGATGTCGAGCCGCGCCATAATTTTCATGCGCGAAGTCAGCGCGTCACGCATCTTCATGGGCGGGCTCATGATGTTGTAGAGCACGCCGTCCATGCGGAAGCGCACGCGGAACTCTTTTTCGTATGGCTCGATGTGAATGTCGGAAGCGCCGCGGCGCAGCGCGTCAACCAGGATGACATTGACCAGCTTGACGACCGGCGCGTCCTCGCTCATGCGCTCAAGGTTTTCAAGATCGATCTCTTCTTCGGCGGTCTCGACTTCGAGCTGGTCGAATTCTTCTCCGAAATCCGGCAGGCTGGTGGACTCGGCGACCAGGTCTTCCATGACCCGTGCCAGTTCCATCTCGCGCGAGGTGCCGTAGTATTTTCGGAAGGCAAGCTGAAAAGCGGTCTCGCTGACGACAACCGGCTCGACCGACAAGCCGGTCATGAACTTGATGTCATCTATGGCGAAGACGTTTGTCGGGTCAACCATCGCCAGCGTCAGCGTCGCCCCGACGCGCGACAGCGGCAGCACCGAATAGCGCTCGGCAGTCTCTTGCGGCACTAATGCCACGGCAGCCGGGTCAACTTCAAAGAGGTCGAGATTGACCGACGGCACGCCGTACTGACGGCTGAGGACCGCCGTCACCTCCTCGTCGCTGAGCATGCCCAGCTTGACCAGGGTTGAGGCCAGTCGCCCGCCATTGATGCGTTGATAGTCGAGCGCTTCTTTAAGCTGCTGCGGCGTGATGAGGTTGTCTTTAAGAAGAGTTTCGCCCAGTTTTGCCGACATAATTCCCAGTACCAGCTTTCGCAACGCCGCCGAGCGTCCACACAATTTTTCGGCGGCGGTAGCGCTCGCATGCTCGCCCGTTGATGATCTGCGGGGCGCGCCACTTGCGCTAAGGTCTATGAACTCTAAAAAGCTTTGCCGAGTCCGTGCGCCTTGCGGCATCGCCGACAAAGCGGGCGCGGCGCCGGGAGGCTGTCTGGGGACGGTATGCGACAGGCAATATGAGCTGGTTCGGAGGGGCAGGGGTGCGGAAGCAATTCAATCATCTACGACGGTATGGTTGTAACACC
Proteins encoded:
- a CDS encoding type IV pilus twitching motility protein PilT, which translates into the protein MPDIALSDLLRKMIEQGGSDLHITTNSAPMVRVHGTLRALDYAELTPAETKQLAYSVLTDAQKHRFEETLELDFSFGIKGLSRFRANLFNQRGAVSAVFRSIPYDIRSFEDLGLPAVAQTLCDKPRGLILVTGPTGSGKSTTLAAMLDKINRDRHEHIITIEDPIEYLHGHKSCIVNQREVHADTHSFGSALRAALRQDPDIVLIGEMRDLETTETALRIAETGHLTFATLHTNSAVSSINRIIDIFPAGQQAQIRTQLSMVLEGILTQSLLPKANGQGRALAMEVLVPNSAIRNLIREDKVHQVYSMMQTGQEKFGMQTFNQSLASLYFKKQITLEMAMARSSNADELQDLINRGAAALQAPMRPSGPATPGARPNVPLGRVGR
- the pilB gene encoding type IV-A pilus assembly ATPase PilB, with the protein product MMSAKLGETLLKDNLITPQQLKEALDYQRINGGRLASTLVKLGMLSDEEVTAVLSRQYGVPSVNLDLFEVDPAAVALVPQETAERYSVLPLSRVGATLTLAMVDPTNVFAIDDIKFMTGLSVEPVVVSETAFQLAFRKYYGTSREMELARVMEDLVAESTSLPDFGEEFDQLEVETAEEEIDLENLERMSEDAPVVKLVNVILVDALRRGASDIHIEPYEKEFRVRFRMDGVLYNIMSPPMKMRDALTSRMKIMARLDIAEKRLPQDGRIKIRVRLDGRSRELDFRVSTLPTIFGEKLVLRLLDKENLRLDMTQLGFEPASLHKFKRNISKPYGMVLVTGPTGSGKTSTLYSALQSLNTIDTNIMTAEDPVEFNLPGINQVQMKESIGLNFAAALRSFLRQDPNIILVGEIRDFETAEIAVKAALTGHMVLSTLHTNDAPSTISRLMNMGIEPFLVATSVNLIQAQRLIRRICKECKAEVHTPNEAMVDVGFPASEINEIRTFKGAGCSACNGTGYKGRVGLYEVMEVTDDLRELILVGASGLELRRKAIEEGMLTLRQSGLEKIRQGVTTIEEVVRETVK